The nucleotide sequence CAAAACTAAAATCATCCTCCATCGTCAAAAACAAAGTTGCCACAAACCAGCAACCCCTTGACACGAACCAACAACACTCTATCCATTGGAGAACTTCGTGGACGAGGTGCTTGCCTCTGCTTTCGATGATACAGGAAATGAACCCGAGGTCATAAACGCATTAGTTTCATTATAGCTTTCAATAACCTCCTCTTCCTCCGAGTCCTGCTGATCATGTTTAGCTTCACCAGTTTTACCCACATTGTTATCCTGATCCCCTAAAACATCAAATGGATTATGCGTTTTGACACTAGATGACTGACCCGATGTAGAAGCCCCACCTTGCGACTTGGAACCTATCGGCCGGTATTCAAATTTCTGCTTCTGTTTATTAACAGGAAACCCTGATTTCCTAGCCGCTTTCTTGCGATCCACATCCCTAAAGCCCTCTTTGTCTACAACCGGCTGCTTCACTGGATACCGAGACTTGTTTCCCTCTTGCTTATCCTGAGTCTTGGCCGGCTCTGTAGGGGTTTTCATAACTTGCCTTGGGCAAGAGTCATCTGAATGGCCATATACTTTACAATGGGCACACCTAAGAGGACTCCATTCGTATTCCACCCTCAGTTTTTCTTTGATGAAACCTTCACCCTCCAACTCTGGAACCGCTATAACTATCTCATCTTTAAGGTCAGATTCAGCTGAGATTTCTATAAGAGCTCGAGCATAACTGCTTCTACCCCAAGTATCCATGCA is from Helianthus annuus cultivar XRQ/B chromosome 9, HanXRQr2.0-SUNRISE, whole genome shotgun sequence and encodes:
- the LOC110875986 gene encoding uncharacterized protein LOC110875986, with translation MNANGFFFFKFADEAGMMNVLKEGPWIIRAQPLFLNIWSPTSKLEKKEVKSLQVWVKIYDVPIAAYTEDGLSMIATAIGEPKLLDSYTTSMCMDTWGRSSYARALIEISAESDLKDEIVIAVPELEGEGFIKEKLRVEYEWSPLRCAHCKVYGHSDDSCPRQVMKTPTEPAKTQDKQEGNKSRYPVKQPVVDKEGFRDVDRKKAARKSGFPVNKQKQKFEYRPIGSKSQGGASTSGQSSSVKTHNPFDVLGDQDNNVGKTGEAKHDQQDSEEEEVIESYNETNAFMTSGSFPVSSKAEASTSSTKFSNG